In Sphingomonas sp. PAMC26645, one DNA window encodes the following:
- a CDS encoding NAD(P)-dependent oxidoreductase, which yields MILAITGGTGFVGSHLIDHALETGHTVRALARKPQAKRIGVTWIEGALDRPKSLATLVEGADVVIHVAGVVNAANRAGFAEGNVAGTEGILQATRAAGIRRFVHVSSLAAREPTLSNYGWSKAEAETRVQTSGLDWTIVRPPAIFGPRDLDILDLFKAARSGYLPMPPAGTRVSLLYVEDLTALLLVLAESADAPSIMEPDDGVPNGWDNRDFARAIGVAVGKPVKVFSTPRALLKLASAADRLVRRRKAKLTRDRVSYFCHPDWVSHKPPPPALWTPSVATPQALAQTAAWYRAAGLL from the coding sequence ATGATTCTCGCGATCACCGGCGGCACCGGGTTCGTCGGCAGCCACCTGATCGACCACGCGCTGGAGACCGGGCACACCGTCCGTGCGCTCGCGCGGAAGCCGCAGGCAAAGCGCATCGGCGTGACCTGGATCGAAGGTGCGCTGGACCGGCCGAAGAGCCTCGCGACCTTGGTCGAAGGCGCGGACGTGGTGATCCACGTTGCCGGTGTCGTCAACGCGGCCAACCGTGCGGGCTTTGCGGAGGGCAATGTCGCCGGCACCGAAGGCATCCTCCAGGCAACGCGGGCCGCGGGCATCCGCCGGTTCGTCCACGTCTCTTCGCTTGCCGCGCGCGAGCCGACGCTGTCGAACTATGGCTGGTCGAAGGCCGAGGCGGAAACGCGCGTGCAGACGTCTGGGCTGGACTGGACGATCGTCCGCCCGCCCGCGATCTTTGGTCCGCGCGATCTTGATATCCTCGATCTCTTCAAGGCGGCGCGGTCGGGCTATCTGCCGATGCCGCCGGCCGGCACGCGCGTCTCGTTGCTGTACGTCGAGGACCTGACCGCGCTGCTGCTGGTGCTTGCCGAGAGTGCCGACGCGCCGTCGATCATGGAGCCCGACGACGGCGTGCCTAACGGCTGGGACAACCGCGACTTTGCGCGCGCGATCGGCGTGGCCGTGGGCAAGCCGGTCAAGGTGTTCTCCACACCCCGTGCGCTCCTGAAACTCGCGTCCGCCGCCGATCGACTCGTCCGTCGACGCAAGGCCAAACTGACACGCGACCGGGTCAGCTATTTCTGCCACCCCGACTGGGTCTCGCACAAGCCGCCGCCGCCCGCGCTGTGGACGCCGTCCGTCGCGACACCGCAGGCGCTCGCGCAAACCGCGGCGTGGTATCGCGCCGCCGGGCTGCTATAG
- a CDS encoding acyl carrier protein, which translates to MSDRQQIYDTVTAQIEPFNKKGVALADATTFQGDLEWDSLTVMDFVAAIEDEFDIIITMNMQAEIETVGQLVDAVAKLKA; encoded by the coding sequence ATGAGCGACCGCCAGCAGATCTACGACACCGTCACCGCGCAGATCGAGCCGTTCAACAAGAAGGGCGTCGCCCTCGCCGATGCGACGACGTTCCAGGGCGACCTGGAGTGGGACAGCCTGACCGTCATGGATTTCGTCGCCGCGATCGAGGACGAGTTCGACATCATCATCACGATGAACATGCAGGCCGAGATCGAGACGGTCGGCCAGTTGGTCGACGCGGTAGCGAAGTTGAAGGCCTGA
- a CDS encoding aminotransferase class I/II-fold pyridoxal phosphate-dependent enzyme, which yields MTEAATTAHALPVDAPEVAPERDLMSKFDALIAEREALIASGVRNPFAIVMDEVKGPTQAVIRGKDTILLGTYNYMGMTFDPDVIQAGKNALDAFGSGTNGSRMLNGTFHDHIDVEQALREFYDMTGAIVFSTGYMANLGIISTLAGKGEYVILDADSHASIYDGCKQGNAEIVRFRHNDVTDLDKRLGRLPKEAGKLVVLEGVYSMLGDIAPLKEMVAVAKKHGCMVLVDEAHSMGFFGPNGRGVYEEMGLTDEVDFVVGTFSKSVGTVGGFVVSNHPKFEMVRFACRPYIFTASLPPSVVATAATSIRKLMTAHDKRAQLWKNARRLHGGLKAMGFKLGTETSDSAIIAVILTDQEQAIAIWQSLLEGGLYVNMARPPATPAGTFLLRCSLCAEHTDEQITTILGMFETAGRAVGVIG from the coding sequence ATGACCGAAGCCGCCACCACCGCCCACGCCCTCCCCGTCGACGCTCCGGAGGTCGCCCCCGAACGCGACCTCATGTCGAAATTCGACGCGCTGATCGCCGAGCGCGAGGCGCTGATCGCGAGCGGCGTGCGCAATCCGTTCGCGATCGTGATGGACGAGGTGAAGGGGCCGACGCAGGCGGTGATCCGCGGTAAGGACACGATCCTGCTCGGCACGTACAACTACATGGGCATGACGTTCGACCCCGACGTCATCCAGGCGGGTAAAAACGCGCTCGACGCGTTCGGGTCGGGCACCAACGGCAGCCGGATGCTCAACGGCACGTTCCACGATCATATCGACGTCGAACAGGCGTTGCGCGAATTCTACGACATGACCGGCGCGATCGTGTTCTCGACCGGGTACATGGCGAACCTCGGGATCATCTCGACGCTCGCCGGCAAGGGCGAATACGTCATCCTTGACGCCGACAGCCACGCGTCGATCTACGACGGCTGCAAGCAAGGCAACGCCGAGATCGTCCGCTTCCGCCACAACGACGTCACCGATCTCGACAAGCGGCTCGGTCGCCTGCCCAAGGAAGCCGGCAAGCTGGTGGTGCTGGAGGGCGTCTATTCGATGCTTGGCGACATCGCGCCGCTGAAGGAAATGGTCGCGGTCGCCAAGAAGCATGGCTGCATGGTGCTGGTCGACGAGGCGCATTCGATGGGGTTCTTCGGCCCCAATGGCCGCGGCGTGTACGAGGAGATGGGGCTGACCGACGAGGTCGATTTCGTCGTCGGCACCTTCTCGAAGTCGGTCGGCACGGTCGGCGGGTTCGTCGTGTCGAACCACCCGAAGTTCGAGATGGTGCGGTTCGCCTGCCGTCCGTACATCTTCACCGCCTCGCTGCCGCCGTCGGTGGTCGCCACCGCCGCGACCTCGATCCGCAAGCTGATGACCGCGCACGACAAGCGCGCGCAGCTCTGGAAGAACGCGCGTCGGCTGCACGGCGGGCTGAAGGCGATGGGGTTCAAGCTCGGCACCGAGACGTCCGACTCGGCGATCATCGCGGTGATCCTGACCGACCAGGAACAGGCGATCGCGATCTGGCAGTCGCTGCTTGAGGGGGGGCTGTACGTCAACATGGCGCGCCCGCCCGCGACGCCCGCGGGGACGTTCCTGCTGCGGTGTTCGCTGTGCGCTGAACATACCGACGAGCAGATCACGACGATCCTGGGCATGTTCGAGACCGCTGGCCGCGCCGTCGGCGTGATCGGCTGA
- a CDS encoding ATP-binding protein, whose product MLVVMGLLGAAVLIALIVTLGHANRQRDRALELQAHSYDVMILARTLSGTIARSEASLGRYVISGDKQLGQLYFDEWLLAGTQIDRLDQITNDNPEQQPRVDRLRAAYDARGLELSLTALNTRYGKNGQALARYYQGRKAPTLIEINTTLDTLIARERALLDDRTAAALGSVERSSWVAGVLAIFGVLIVLGAILLGWFTIRAVGERATALADAELERERADELTTAVAAATAELRVQEAKLRQIQKMEAVGQLTGGIAHDFNNMLAVVLGGLELARRNLASDPASVRRHIDSATEGANRAAALTRRLLAFSREDSLKAETIDAAALVAGMSDLLDRTLGDAITVIVRDDAAGGCVRADRVQLENAVLNLAVNARDAMNGRGTLTVATGATTLAADQVGRCAAGDYVTIMVGDDGCGMAPDVAERVFEPFFTTKDVGKGTGLGLSQIFALVQQLHGEVGIVSAPGEGTTVTLYFPRAAELVATPLPTVPIAMVEPIAPTMPERLQILVVEDDPRVLAATTGALEEIGHHPIACDDPLAAPALLAANPGIGLIISDVLMPRQTGPEMIAALSPLYPHVAVLFVTGFAGEVNVAQFGGHEVLRKPFTLNGLERAVVTAMAAERRETNHPIAAE is encoded by the coding sequence ATGCTGGTCGTGATGGGCTTGCTCGGTGCTGCAGTGCTCATTGCGCTGATCGTGACGCTCGGCCACGCCAATCGCCAGCGCGATCGGGCACTCGAACTTCAGGCGCACAGCTATGACGTGATGATCCTCGCGCGGACGCTGTCCGGGACGATCGCGCGATCGGAGGCGTCGCTGGGGCGCTATGTCATCAGCGGCGACAAGCAGCTGGGGCAGCTCTATTTCGACGAATGGCTGCTCGCGGGGACGCAGATCGACCGGCTCGACCAGATCACCAACGACAATCCCGAGCAGCAGCCGCGAGTCGATCGCCTTCGCGCCGCCTATGACGCGCGCGGGCTGGAGTTGTCGCTGACCGCGCTCAACACGCGCTACGGCAAGAACGGCCAGGCGCTCGCACGCTATTACCAGGGGCGAAAGGCGCCGACGCTCATCGAGATCAACACGACGCTCGACACGCTGATTGCACGCGAGCGCGCGTTGCTCGACGACCGGACGGCGGCGGCCTTGGGGTCGGTCGAGCGGTCGAGCTGGGTCGCGGGGGTGCTGGCCATATTCGGCGTGCTGATCGTGCTGGGCGCGATCCTGCTCGGCTGGTTCACGATCCGCGCGGTCGGCGAGCGGGCGACCGCGCTGGCCGATGCAGAACTCGAACGCGAGCGCGCGGACGAGTTGACCACCGCGGTCGCCGCCGCCACCGCCGAACTGCGCGTGCAGGAGGCGAAGCTTCGCCAGATCCAGAAGATGGAGGCGGTCGGACAACTGACCGGCGGGATCGCGCATGACTTCAACAACATGCTGGCGGTGGTGCTGGGCGGCCTGGAACTCGCGCGGCGCAACCTCGCGAGCGATCCGGCCAGCGTCCGTCGCCATATCGACAGCGCGACCGAGGGCGCGAACCGCGCGGCGGCGCTGACCCGCCGGCTGCTCGCCTTCAGTCGCGAGGATTCGCTGAAGGCGGAGACGATCGACGCCGCCGCGCTGGTCGCGGGGATGTCGGACCTGCTCGACCGCACGCTAGGGGACGCGATCACCGTCATCGTGCGCGACGATGCGGCAGGCGGGTGCGTCCGCGCCGACCGCGTCCAGCTGGAGAACGCGGTTCTGAACCTCGCGGTCAACGCGCGCGACGCGATGAACGGGCGCGGCACGCTGACTGTCGCGACCGGCGCGACGACGCTAGCGGCGGACCAAGTCGGACGGTGCGCGGCGGGCGACTACGTCACGATCATGGTCGGCGACGACGGCTGCGGGATGGCGCCCGACGTCGCCGAGCGCGTGTTCGAGCCGTTCTTCACCACAAAGGACGTCGGCAAGGGTACCGGGCTCGGGCTCAGCCAGATCTTCGCGCTGGTCCAGCAGTTGCACGGCGAGGTCGGCATCGTCTCCGCGCCGGGCGAAGGGACGACCGTGACGCTCTATTTCCCGCGCGCCGCGGAGCTGGTCGCAACGCCCCTGCCGACCGTGCCGATCGCGATGGTCGAGCCGATCGCGCCGACGATGCCCGAGAGGTTGCAGATCCTGGTGGTCGAGGACGATCCGCGCGTGCTGGCCGCGACGACCGGCGCGCTGGAGGAGATCGGCCATCATCCGATCGCGTGCGACGATCCGCTCGCGGCGCCCGCGCTATTGGCGGCGAACCCGGGGATCGGGCTGATCATCTCCGACGTGCTGATGCCGCGCCAGACCGGGCCGGAGATGATCGCGGCGCTCTCCCCGCTATATCCTCACGTCGCGGTGCTGTTCGTTACGGGGTTTGCCGGCGAGGTGAACGTCGCGCAGTTCGGCGGACACGAGGTGCTGCGTAAACCCTTCACGCTCAACGGGCTGGAGCGCGCGGTCGTGACGGCGATGGCCGCGGAGCGCCGCGAGACGAACCACCCGATCGCCGCGGAATGA
- the lptF gene encoding LPS export ABC transporter permease LptF, giving the protein MKSIDRYMARLIAVPLFSTLLIAVMLFVLDRMLGLFNFVATQGGPISVVWRMLANLLPEYLGLGIPIGLMLGILLAFRRLSTSSELDVLRGVGMSYNRLLRVPYMYTIALALLNLAIVGYVQPIARYYYEGLRFELRTGALGASIKVGEFTNLGDRMTLRIEESKDKGRELSGIFVHASSQNGDWLGVTAEKGKFLATDDPNVIIFRLANGTLIHNRPEFKTPRVLTFSSHDLPINLPKFESFRSRGGRNLEYTLPELAKQGQRGATLEQRDGSRSEFHFRLAEVATMFLLPLLALALGVPPKRSSSALGVFLSIVMIVTYHKVNQYAADVGELGRIDPIIALWVPFTIFAGLILWMYYTIAYVPGGQPIGALERVFSKTFKAITKRIPGFRKSKAA; this is encoded by the coding sequence ATGAAATCCATCGACCGCTACATGGCCCGGCTGATCGCGGTGCCGCTATTTTCGACGCTGCTGATCGCCGTCATGCTGTTCGTGCTCGATCGCATGCTCGGGCTGTTCAATTTCGTCGCGACGCAAGGCGGCCCGATCAGCGTCGTGTGGCGGATGCTCGCCAACCTGCTGCCCGAATATCTGGGGCTCGGCATCCCGATCGGGCTGATGCTCGGCATCCTGCTCGCGTTCCGCCGGCTGTCGACCTCGTCCGAGCTGGACGTGCTGCGCGGCGTCGGGATGAGCTACAACCGGCTGCTGCGCGTGCCGTACATGTACACGATCGCGCTGGCGCTGCTGAACCTCGCGATCGTCGGCTATGTCCAGCCGATCGCACGCTATTATTACGAGGGCCTGCGGTTCGAGCTGCGCACGGGTGCGCTCGGCGCGTCGATCAAGGTCGGCGAGTTCACCAATCTGGGCGACCGGATGACGCTGCGGATCGAAGAGAGCAAGGACAAGGGCCGCGAGCTGTCCGGGATCTTCGTCCATGCGTCGAGCCAGAATGGCGACTGGCTGGGGGTGACCGCGGAGAAGGGCAAGTTCCTCGCGACCGACGATCCCAACGTCATCATCTTCCGCCTTGCGAACGGGACGCTGATCCACAACCGGCCCGAGTTCAAGACGCCGCGCGTGCTGACTTTCAGCAGCCACGATCTGCCGATCAACCTGCCCAAGTTCGAGAGCTTCCGCAGTCGCGGCGGGCGCAATCTCGAATATACGCTGCCTGAACTCGCCAAGCAGGGCCAGCGTGGCGCGACTCTGGAGCAACGCGACGGCAGCCGGTCGGAGTTCCACTTCCGGCTTGCCGAAGTCGCGACGATGTTCCTGTTACCGCTGCTCGCGCTCGCGCTCGGCGTGCCGCCCAAGCGATCCTCGTCCGCGCTCGGCGTATTCCTGTCGATCGTGATGATCGTCACCTATCACAAGGTGAACCAGTACGCGGCGGACGTCGGCGAACTCGGGCGGATCGACCCGATCATCGCGCTGTGGGTGCCGTTCACGATCTTCGCCGGGCTGATCCTGTGGATGTACTACACGATCGCCTATGTCCCCGGCGGGCAACCGATCGGTGCGCTCGAACGCGTCTTCTCGAAGACGTTCAAGGCGATCACCAAGCGTATCCCGGGCTTCCGTAAGAGCAAAGCCGCATGA
- the lptG gene encoding LPS export ABC transporter permease LptG: protein MNLVSFFPSRTVAIYMGRMFLVRTFAVLAALVLVLQALDLLSNSGDILAFPGNGDAQVWHYVSLRAPQIVSRFLPFSVLLGTILTLITMNQNSEIIALKGSGLSAHQVLAPLLVASLGVAMISFVFNDRVVARATATLNQWQKVNYGKLPIDRGDRANVWVRDGDDLIEVAQIRGRGDATRLGGITLYDRTGGNLVAILRADHGRRVANGWEVSPANRFDVKSGTVRPLGAVVIAKDVRPDQFTLASVDADGLSFGALKAAIADLSDAGRPTKALEGSLWHKLSGPLSSVLMPLLGAVAAFGIARSGKLFVRAVIGMGLGFAFFVADNFALAMGNLGAYPPFLAAWAPFLLFFFIGEAVLIRSEE from the coding sequence ATGAACCTCGTCAGTTTCTTCCCGTCGCGCACGGTCGCGATCTACATGGGACGGATGTTCCTGGTGCGGACGTTCGCAGTGCTCGCCGCGCTCGTGCTGGTGCTCCAGGCGCTCGACCTGCTGAGCAACTCCGGCGATATCCTCGCCTTCCCCGGCAATGGCGATGCGCAGGTCTGGCATTACGTCTCGTTGCGGGCGCCGCAGATCGTTTCGCGCTTCCTGCCCTTCTCGGTCCTGCTCGGCACCATCCTGACGCTGATCACGATGAACCAGAACAGCGAGATCATCGCGCTGAAGGGCTCGGGCCTCTCCGCGCATCAGGTGCTCGCACCGCTGCTGGTCGCGAGCCTGGGTGTGGCGATGATCAGTTTCGTGTTCAACGACCGGGTCGTGGCTCGAGCGACGGCGACGCTGAACCAGTGGCAGAAGGTAAATTACGGCAAGTTGCCGATCGATCGCGGCGACCGCGCGAACGTGTGGGTGCGCGACGGCGACGACCTGATCGAGGTCGCGCAGATTCGCGGGCGCGGTGACGCGACTCGGCTTGGCGGGATCACGCTGTACGATCGTACCGGCGGCAACCTGGTGGCGATCCTGCGTGCGGATCACGGCAGGCGAGTCGCGAACGGCTGGGAGGTGAGCCCTGCGAACCGGTTCGATGTGAAGAGCGGCACCGTCCGCCCCTTGGGCGCCGTCGTGATCGCAAAGGACGTGCGGCCGGACCAGTTCACGCTGGCGAGCGTCGATGCGGACGGACTGTCGTTCGGCGCGTTGAAGGCGGCGATCGCGGACCTGTCCGACGCGGGGCGGCCGACCAAGGCGCTTGAAGGGTCGTTGTGGCACAAGCTGTCGGGGCCGCTGTCGTCGGTGCTGATGCCGCTGCTGGGCGCGGTCGCGGCGTTCGGCATCGCGCGATCGGGCAAGCTGTTCGTGCGCGCCGTGATCGGCATGGGCCTCGGCTTCGCGTTCTTCGTCGCGGACAATTTTGCGCTCGCGATGGGCAATCTCGGCGCCTACCCGCCGTTCCTCGCCGCCTGGGCGCCGTTCCTGCTGTTCTTCTTCATTGGCGAGGCGGTGCTGATCCGGTCGGAGGAATAG
- a CDS encoding VOC family protein: MKYLHTMIRVSDPAKTIAFFETLGLKEVRRMENEKGRFTLIFLSVPGDEGAEVELTHNWDPEEYGEGRNFGHLAYRVDNIYDTCQRLMDSGVTINRPPRDGHMAFVRTPDNISIELLQADGALDPVEPWASMPNTGKW, translated from the coding sequence ATGAAATATCTCCACACGATGATCCGCGTGAGCGACCCGGCGAAGACGATCGCGTTCTTCGAGACGCTGGGCCTGAAGGAGGTCCGCCGGATGGAGAACGAGAAGGGTCGGTTCACGCTGATCTTCCTGTCGGTCCCCGGCGACGAGGGCGCAGAAGTCGAGCTGACGCACAATTGGGACCCCGAGGAGTATGGTGAGGGTCGCAACTTTGGTCACCTCGCCTACCGTGTCGACAACATCTACGATACCTGCCAGCGGCTGATGGACTCGGGTGTCACGATCAATCGGCCGCCGCGCGACGGCCACATGGCGTTCGTGCGGACGCCCGACAACATCTCGATCGAGCTGTTGCAGGCCGATGGCGCGCTCGATCCGGTCGAGCCTTGGGCGTCGATGCCGAACACCGGCAAGTGGTGA
- the gloB gene encoding hydroxyacylglutathione hydrolase — protein MLDIVRVPVLSDNYAWLIHDTVSGETLVVDPGEAGPVIAAAKKRDWRVDRVWTTHWHPDHTGGNPEMKAYGATIVGPAAEADKIPSLDEQVGEGDVVRLGAHEATVMTVPGHTQGHIAFHFADDAAIFTGDTLFAMGCGRLFEGTPADMFANMQRYATLPDETEVFCGHEYTQSNGRYALVAEPDNADIATRMIEVDAARAKGEPTVPTTIGRERATNPFLRATSLEQFADYRAAKDAFRG, from the coding sequence ATGCTCGATATCGTCCGCGTGCCCGTCCTCTCCGACAATTATGCCTGGTTGATCCACGACACCGTCTCGGGCGAGACTCTGGTGGTCGATCCGGGCGAGGCCGGGCCGGTGATCGCCGCCGCGAAGAAGCGCGACTGGCGGGTCGACCGGGTGTGGACGACGCACTGGCACCCCGATCATACCGGTGGGAACCCCGAGATGAAGGCCTATGGCGCGACGATAGTCGGCCCGGCGGCGGAGGCGGACAAGATCCCGTCTCTCGACGAGCAGGTCGGCGAAGGCGATGTCGTGCGTCTTGGTGCGCACGAGGCGACCGTGATGACGGTGCCGGGGCATACGCAGGGGCATATCGCGTTCCACTTTGCCGATGATGCGGCGATCTTCACCGGGGATACGCTGTTCGCGATGGGGTGTGGGCGGCTGTTCGAGGGGACGCCCGCCGACATGTTCGCGAACATGCAGCGCTATGCGACGCTGCCGGACGAGACCGAGGTGTTCTGCGGGCATGAATATACGCAGAGCAACGGGCGCTATGCGCTGGTTGCCGAGCCGGACAATGCCGACATCGCGACGCGAATGATCGAGGTCGATGCGGCGCGGGCGAAGGGCGAGCCGACCGTGCCGACGACGATCGGGCGCGAGCGGGCGACCAATCCTTTCCTGCGCGCAACTTCGCTTGAGCAGTTCGCGGACTATCGTGCGGCCAAGGATGCGTTTCGCGGGTAA